A region of the Mytilus trossulus isolate FHL-02 chromosome 11, PNRI_Mtr1.1.1.hap1, whole genome shotgun sequence genome:
agaactcctggaataggccgaccctacccaattttttttggcatttttttcgacattttgagctctagtttcagatttttgaacatagcgcccttcgatacctggtgcaaaagaagcgcctgtttcttcTCTACAAGATctttatagtcataccccgtgacaccactcattatttttctctagaactcctggaataggccgacccccctaattttttgacattttttttcaaatttcgagctctagtttcagattttagAACATAGCGCCCtacgatacctagcgcaaaagaagcgcctgtttctcctctacaagacctatatagtaatttcccgtgacacccctcattatttttctctagaagccctggaataggccgacccccctaattttttgacatttttttttcgaattttgagctctagtttcagatttttgaacatagcgcccttcgatacctagcgcaaaagaagcgcttgtttctcctctacaagacctatatagtcatatcccgtgacaccccccattatttttctctagaactcctggaataggccgaccctacctaattttttttggcatttttttcgacattttgagctctagtttcagatttttgaacatagcgcccttcgatacctggtgcaaaagaagcgcctgtttctcctctacaagatctttatagtcataccccgtgacaccactcattatttttctctagaactcctggaataggccgaccccccctaattttttgacatttttttcaaattttgagctctagtttcagatttttgaacatagcgcccttcgatacctagcgcaaaagaagcgcctgtttatCCTCTACAAGACTTATATGtaattccccgtgacacccctcattatttttctctagaagccctggaataggccgacccccctaattttttgacattttattcaaattttgagctctagtttaagatttttgaacatagcacccttcgatacctagcgcaaaagaagcgcctgtttctcctctacaagacatatatagtcatatcccgtgacacccctcattatttttctctagaactcctggaataggccgacccccctaattttttgacatttttttcaaattttgagctctagtttcagatttttgaacatagcgccctttgatacaagcacaaaagaagcgcctgtttcttctctacaagacctatatagtcataccccgtgacacccctcattatttttctctagaactcctggaataggccgaccctacccccatttttttgacatttttttcgaattttgagctctagtttcagatttttgaacatagcgcccttcgatgcCTAGCGCAAAAGAATTGCCTGTTTCttctctacaagacctatatagtcattccccatgacacccctcattattttctctagaagccctggaataggccgacccccctaattttttgacattttttttcaaattttgagctctagattaaacaatgtcataaaagGTGCTATATTTTACAGGGTAggactacttttacatacgttctaaattgaagAGGGTGCATAGGTGGCCCTACACCTACAAATAATCCGTTGATAGATGCAGAGAGTTATTGTGGTACTGAATATTAGCCTAAAAAGTTAATCGACTTGTTAAATCAATAGATTGGAtaaaaaccatttcaaaattgagttaaaattgctatattttaactgattttccgcctttttgaatatttttttatttaacggccgttgttgtcttattctgttttttggtttctcgatatatcgccttattgttcgctggcttattgttcgctagctattgttcgctagcttctGCCTGGTCCTTAATTCACCCTTTTTTTCAACATTGgtaaaatgttgtattgtcgTAAGTAATGAACTAGAAGGAAGgggaaaaaaagttaaaaaaagtatacggttttcaataaatgaattataacaaaactttaatCGCAGGCTGCTATAATTGCATGGTGCATTCcatctgtcattgtaaatttttcatatccTAATTCAAccctaatacaaatatatccgaCACTCTGCAAGCATAGAtgcaagtaaataaaaacatctttacccttgattaatttgatttgaattgtATAGACAATTTGCTTGACACATAACTTGTCGAATTACaaccatgaaataaaattattattataaaccgatcttgaaaattattttcccAGTCATTTGAAGTTGCTTGcttttaaaatattccaatcttCTCTTGAACCGTCCGTTTATAATACGGGGTTGCATTAATTCAATGAAACTATTTTTGTCGCTGTTTCCGATAACTCTTTCAGTTACCTCCGTTTCATGCAAAACATGCACCgtggtttttttcttcttcaacaaacagcattttttttaaaattttaccacGCGATTCGTTCTAAGTATCAAGAATATAGAACAATGGAACAAATTTTCGACgtttggacaaaatggctaccgtttttTAATGTTTCGTAGCATTTTATTCCTGTAAGACCGAAAcatgcagttaataaaaaaagaatctatGTTCTTTTCGtgtatctaacttttgttttggtaaattatGAATTACGTATTGAAATATCAGGTAAAAAACCCGCATTAATTACTTGGACAAAAGAAATATCAAcatggacaaaatggctaccgcttgaaaaacgactgtgtagagaTGGTTTTATGCAATCTACAAGTTTTGAACTCACGAACAATGAGGCAAATTGTTCTTTCGGTAGATGTTATAATTATCTCACATTTTTTAGACATATTTAGCTATGTCTACTTATAAAACTACCTTTCAGCCGCTAAGTCAACGAAAAACGTCattggacatttttcttattccagctTAATATGCAGCCACCGAGTCAAACGAAATTCGACAAAAGAACGGCTTTACTTTAACCAAGAACTGACACACTTCGTTGCTTCTGCCATGTTTCGggaagatcagagaataagaaataggatcactatacataagagataaaacagttgttcaaaaatgtaacgttggacatCCGTTTTTTCACATAGCTTTGTTGTTTTCATCCTCAGatatactagatattactaagcatatgaccaagagctataagaacataaaggaaaacatatactgaattagtttCTATAGTGGttagtgtttgtaaacattttattttgttttgcggagGAAATTTCGAAGATTCGGTTTCAAATCGTAGGGGTTGTAGGAACAGCTTGCGTGACGTTTAATAGTCTTTGTTGTAAGTCTTCATGAGTCACACATTCTTCAATAATGTGCATGGCATGTTCAAAATATTCCTTCTTTATCTGAATAACATAGTGGCATTTTAAATCTGCTCCCCCTCCTGTTTGGTCATGTATTTCGTTGCCTCTTCTGCGTCTAAATTGCTGGTGGGAGAGTCGTCTTGTTGACACAGTTGCTTCCCCAGTGTATCtacatgttatattttcaacataacCCCTTGTTGTCAACAGATGAAAGGCCTTACACAGATTTGCTGGTACTCTCCCTACTTGTTTACctgaataataatataaatcagatataaataatatgaatatttgttttacatgaaaTTAGAATCATGAATTGTCTATATTCAATTTTCACAAAAGTGATGTTAGTACAATAGCTATTCAAATATGTTAGGaagtatggaacgccatgacTGTCTTCTGATGttgattgtttaatatgttcggTGCTTGATGCAATATGTTCAGTAGTATgtatattatgttcagtagattatctattatgttcagtagatttcctattatgttcagtagtaattacattatgttcagtagttattACATTATATTCGGTGCTTTGGtgattatgttcagtagtttcattattatatgcagtggtaTTTAAATTATGTTCGGTACTTCTGACGTTATATTCAGTACATTTTACATTATGTTCAGTACTTTCGACATTATGTTCAGTACTTTCgacattatgttcagtagattCAATATTATTTACAGTACATTATGTAATACCTTCAGTAGTCCCGGTTTCTTTATATTCAGTAGATtattcattatgttcagtaaaaGCATCGGTGTTATATTCGGTTCGTGCACCTttatattcagtggttgtatcATTATGATGATGTAGTAAAAGTCGGAAAGCCAATAACGGAAATTGTCGGAAAAAACGAACACGGATATTTTTGACGGACGTTTTATTCATGAACACCTTTACACCGCGCTGAAGTACGTCCATTattcatagttcattattcaaaattcaataatgaataatgaaatagttcacTATTCACTATTcgatgtttaaaaaatgaataatgaaatagtttatgTTTCATCATTCAACTTGAAGCggaaaatagtgaaataaaaaaatgaataaaaaaaaatgactgtgACACTATAGCTATATCCCGTATTTCTAAATTCGTCTTTCTGGTATTATccaacaaatattcaaattaatataaaaaaaatagataaaaacacTCTTTTAATTAACATATTTATCTAGTTTCTAGTTTCAGAGGATAAACTAGCGGATTTTCGTAACTATTTTGATCAGAAATTCCTTGCTTAATTGTAAGGACGACCTGAAtaccaaaacatatttttttcaaaattgaaatactcTACgtggtttttcttttctaattttCACTGGACCTTTGCTATTCTTCgtcatttaataaattatagataaaacaaaTCGATTGTGCCGCAATGACAATTAGATGGGTTACGGAggacctaaatgccaaaatacgcgtgcaaataaagaaatagccaattttgaattaaCCCGAATAAtgtcagtcgttatattccgctgatctCCGTTTAATCTTAGATTGCTACATTTCTACCTCGATAGGCAAAAGGCTGCTAGAGGGCGCAGAATTATTTGagttaattttgaataatgaaatagatattttgaacgcttattagaggagtaacgaaggatttaaatatcgaaatacgcgtgaacattGAGGAATAgccaggcgcggatccagaggggggttctgggggttgtaaccccccttttttggacgaataatgcatttgaattgggacattTAGTTGGAACCCACccttttttgtcctgggttaggaccccctccccttttgaaaatggctggatccacccctgaatagcttattttgaataatggaatggactgctgcaacCCTTCAGTCCCTAATCAAGGCAAAATTCATACACAAAATTAAAGCTTTTTGATAGATGAATAGACTGGGTATACACGATATGTGCCGCAATGACCATTAGAGAGGATACAGAggacctaaatgccaaaatacgcgtgaaaattaagaaatagccaattttgaatactgaaatagatattttaaataatggaatggaatgctgcgaccctttagcccccaATTATAGATAAACATTATACCTAATTcaaaagcttattacgagaggaacaaaaggtttatagtcaacatgttccgcaacgcatattagaagggaatttaaatatcaaaatacgcTTGAACATGAAGAAATAGCTTATTTTTAATAATGGAATGAATTGCTACTACCCTTTAGTCCCTAATCAAGGTAAAATTTATACACCAAATTAAAGCTTATTGATAAAGGAATAAACTGAGTATTAACGATATGTGACGCAATGACAATTAGAGGGGTTACGGAGGACcttaaataattattcaaaattggctatttctaaATTctcacgcgtattttggcatttaggtccTCCGTAACCCCTCTAATTGTCATTGCGGCACAATCGACttgttttatctataatttattAAAGGATGAAGAAAAGCAAAGGTCCAGTGaaaattagaaaagaaaaaccacGTAgagtatttcaattttgaaaaaagactCAGACtcctcttgaattgaattttaaatgtacgtattgtattgcgtttacttttctacattggctagaggtatagggggttgagatctcataaacatgtttaaccccgtcgcatttttgcgcctgtcccaagtcaggagcctatggcctttgttagtcttgttttattttaagaaatttctGATCAAAATAGTTACGGAAATCCGCTAGTTTATCCTCTGAAACTAGaaactagataaatatattaattaaaagagtGTTTTTATctaatcttttttatattaatttgaatatttgttggATAATACCAAAAAGACGAATTTAGAAATACGGGATATAGCTATAGTGTCACagtcattttcttttattcatttttttatttcactattttccGCTTCAAGTTGAATGATGAAAcataaactatttcattattcattttttaaacatcgAATAGTGAATAgtgaactatttcattattcattattgaattttgaataatgaactatgaatAATGGACGTACTTCAGCGCGGTGTAAAGGTGTTCATGAATAAAACGTCCGTCAAAAAATATCCGTGTTCGTTTTTTTCCGACAATTTCCGTTATTGGCTTCCCGACTTTTACTACATCATCATAATgatacaaccactgaacataaagGTGCACGAACCGAACATAACACCGATGCttttactgaacataatgaataATCTACTGAATATAAAGAAACCGGGACTACTGAAGGTATTACATAATGTACTGTAAATAATATTGaatctactgaacataatgtcgaaagtactgaacataatgaaaaatgtacTGAATATAACGTCAGAAGTACCGAACATAATTTAAAtaccactgcatataataatgaaactactgaacataatccCCAAAGCACCGAATATAATGTaataactactgaacataatgtaattactactgaacataataggaaatctactgaacataatagATAATCTACTGATCATAATATAcatactactgaacataatgcaTCAAGCAccgaacatattaaacaatcaaCATCAGAAGACAGTCATGGCGTTCCATAAGGAAGCATTAAGTTTAAGAGCTACGTGTATCGAAATCATTGTTATGATCATTAGGCATCTATACTGGTCTTTTTAAACTGTTGCACTtctatgaaaataaagataatgaCGAATAATTGTTTAACAACCAGTGGCAGGTCAGGTGCATATTAAGGATTAGAACATGATAACGAGAAATAAGAAACCCTACTTTTGTACTAGACGCTTGGACAGATTTTTAACAGTTTGCAGGAACAAATTATTTTGGATCCAGGCCAACTAGTCTTTGCTTTTACTCATTAAAGCCCAATGTCATGTGCTTGGCCATGTTGGCAGAAAAGCAGCAAATATTTTGTGGTGGATTACCATCTTTTGTTACAGAATCATGAAGATGCTGAGGGATGTGCTGCAGTGTTGGAACTGACACCTTCATTGCATGTGGATCATATGGATTGTTAACCTCCAATTCAACATTCAATGGAATCTCAACATGTGGCCGCAAACGAAAAACATGATAGCCTTTTATACTCCAATCAAATTTTATAGGtctaacatttatattttgtctAACAATTGAACTGCATGCCATGATCAagaagatacaaaatatagcatttGGTTTATGGTATGGACTACCAAAACCTTTTTAAAACTTGAGGTTATGGTAAACCCTAACTAGAAAGGTAATGGACCTTATCAagagaaatgaaaaataatttctccCACCCTCAAAATGCACAGTTATGGATATCCATAACTATGAAGGTTATGGGTTACCATAACATTGTAGAGGCTTCTGTTCAAGTATGGTAAAAATCACGGATAGTTtatcaatctaaaaaaaactttaactgcagactgtatgttatgttaactggaagaaaaactaagtccatttataagtaataaaCGGAaaaacaggtacaaaattttattaaaatttccttctagatactagaTACTTTGAtcaga
Encoded here:
- the LOC134690097 gene encoding uncharacterized protein LOC134690097; its protein translation is MACSSIVRQNINVRPIKFDWSIKGYHVFRLRPHVEIPLNVELEVNNPYDPHAMKVSVPTLQHIPQHLHDSVTKDGNPPQNICCFSANMAKHMTLGFNDTLCNTFSSPGFFIFSRLFIMFSKQVGRVPANLCKAFHLLTTRGYVENITCRYTGEATVSTRRLSHQQFRRRRGNEIHDQTGGGADLKCHYVIQIKKEYFEHAMHIIEECVTHEDLQQRLLNVTQAVPTTPTI